CAACTGAGGGTCCGGAGGAAAGGCACATATATTGAGGCCGAGAAGCCATTGCAGTACCTGTTGAAGTCGGTTTATACAGACATCAAAAAGCAAAAGTCCTATTTGCTTCACCCATTTGCGGGTAAAGCACACGTTGTCAAGCGAGTTACCAGGCCAGCTTTGtcggcccaatatcatgctcgcccaCGTGAAGGTAGCCTGAGGGAAGAGAGGAGCCAGTTTCCCTTGCCACACAGAAGTCTGTTGCATCCAGCTAACTGTTGGAACAGGAATCACTTTCCAATTCTCTCTCATGGGGGACACCGATCTGTAGGACCAAACACTTAAAATCACTGCACTGctccagggaaaaaaaaaaaaaggtcctttCCGCCACACCCGTCGTCTTTCTCCACTTTCTCTCTCCTTGGCACTCAAAGCTCACCCCTCCGTTCCCGCCGCCTCTTAAAGAAGGTACACTACTGTGAATACGTTTTCAAAGAAGCAAACAGGGTAGaagaatatgcaaactttccCCCTTACAGGACCACTTTTCTAATGTCTACATTGTAGGTTTCTGGAATGCTGGAGTATTTTTCCCTTATTGTGAGGTGAAAACTATAAAACCGTACAGGacagaaattaaaaaaacaacttgtttaaattccatttttattttctcaATATAAAAATACTTATTTACAGGAAATAAATATATTTCAAAACGGACAAATAAATTACACAGTGAACTACAGAATGAGCAGGAAGAGGGAAAGCGAGCGCGTGAGAACAGAGGATCCTATTTACAGAAGAGGATGGAAAAAAGGATATTTTTAGCGTGCAGACCCCAAGGAggtttggtttaaaaaaaaaacaaaaaaaacaaataaaagtgaATAGAATATGTATATACAACACGACCCTCTCATCCCTCCCTGCGGCCACTTGCAGACACGTAACAATTAGAATAAAAAAACATTAATGGCATTGGGCAGTAGAGAAAGATAAATCCACGCAAGTCCTGGTCTTGTCTATGGATTCGTGAAATGTTTTCATGTATAAATCGCACAGCGGAATCATTTATGGGACATGGTACATGTCATGGCCAAAAAGGGTTTCTAGAAGGATTGTCCCCGCTTCCAGAGGAACTGGTGGAAGGAAAGAGAATAGAACTATTACAGCCTCACATTCGTTTTCAtgcgtctaaaaaaaaaaaaaaagaagtcattTACACGAACACTCAGCAACCGGGCTGGGCTGCATCACAATTACGTGACAACCAGTCATTTTGCATGTGACCCACATGGGGAAAAGGGGGTTAAAAAGGCATGGTTTGGGCAGTTttaaaaggggaccaaaagatgTATCTGTAGACTGCCGCAGAATTCTAGTACAAATTGGAtatgtcaactttttttttttttttgagttttccCATATACTCATATTCCTTACTTCAATACAACACAAAGCCAATCGCTCTCCTGTGGAACTGCAAGAGCCAGCCAAGTGATAACAAGTGGATGGCTCTTTGTACCAGTCCTTGTAGTCACACAACTGACTAGCTGTGGACAACTTTCTTCTATTCGCGCTACAAGGATTGGTGGCTGTACATATAGAGCGCTGTAAACTTGTAGTGTAAAAATGCTATAGAAAAAACAGTAGTGATTTTATTGCCATACACCAGTAAACCTGCAAGATCGGCAACTAAGTGGTTAACGATTGatccctgcactgtgattggcagaAAGAGTAAACAGGTTGCCGAGTCTTTCTCTCCGTTATTGCTCTTCTGGCCAAGGATTTCAGGACTTAAGAAGCGACTGGTTCCTCCATTACACTCCGGATCGGACATCACTCAAGAACGCATCGAATCTTACAAGAAAAGATTTACAAATACTGAAGTTATACAAGTCACAGAAGTAAGGGGAAAAGTGAGCAAGTACGCCAGGACAAGAAGGAGAACCACTTAGGTCTTCTCCTCACTTCTATACATCTGCAGTGGAGACAACACAGGGGAAGAGAGAAATTAAGTTTTGGCCACATCCTTCCCCCAAATCTCCAGTCCCTGAGGTAGTTCCAAATAAAAAGTAAGAAATAAAAACAGTGCAAACTGTGCATGTGGCAACCAGGATTGTCAGACAGACGATTCCTCTGGGTTGGAGTCCGGCAAAGCCTGCCTCTGCTTCAGTTTCCACCTCAGTTCTTCATTTAGGTCCCCAAGTGGTGGCCGTTCCTCATTTATTGCCCCACCTAGTGTAAGCCTTATATACCCATTGCTGCTAGAACCCCGAACACCTGAGAGCAGCATGTGGTTAGGTGAATGAAGAGGGGGTGAAGGTAGTGGTTGACCTGGGATGCCATTGCCAGAAGGAGAGGAAGAACCCGTGCTGTTCTGGCACAGCGCATGACCTGGAACAATCTTAAGCGATCCGTCAGAATAGTAGTAAGAGGAAGGATCCCATAGTTTCTCGTCTGAGTCTGCACTAGGCAGGCACTTTGTAATTTTGGGTTGTGACGGTAACTGGATGGGATACACCAGAGTATTCTCCAAGGACTTAGAACCTTTCTCCATCTCATCTTGCAGCTTTCTTCGGAGATAGATAACAGCCAGGAAAAGGGCCAAGCACACAGCTCCTAGAGCTATAACCATCATCCACACCAAACCCAAACCATCCATAGGAGCGGACGATTCCAGAGCCAAAGTTGGGGAAGCCACTACATTTAACTGGTAATGTTTGGAAGACAATTGGGCCCCTTGTTCAACCGAAAAGCAACTGTATGTCCCAGAATGGTGAACGTTAACTCCAAGGATAACCAACGCCTGAAGTGTGATATCGTAAAGCACAGAGTCATTATCATCCTGTCGCAAATCCTGGCCATTGAACTTCCATATGAGTTGGGCCAGGTTGGAGGTCGGCTCACAAGGGAGAATGATATTTGTACCAATGGCCACAGTGAGATTTCTTGATGAGGGTTTTgctgaaaggcaaaaaaaacaaaaaaaaaaccatgagcAAATCATTCCACATTATGAACCACATACAACCACAGACTTAACATAAAACTTACATAATTTCATGAACTCTATTTCACATATGGATGTATCAAAGTTTTCGATATCTTGAAGCAGAACATccctacataaaaaaattaaaaaaaagaaaatcttagCATGAAGTTACCTAAAGTGGGAATACTGCAAACTAGATCATCATTAGCCGTTCCCATCACTGACATAACAGTTTGACCATCATTCCCCAAATAGGAGTCGCTACTCACCCATCTTGTTCGTCAGACGCAACACAGCGGTTTTGGCTAAGATTCCAGGCACAGAAAGGATCCCGGGCTAGAATGCAATCGGCACAGGAGCGATATTTACTGCAGTCTGCCATGGAAAGTCGTACCAGCCCAGATGGAGAGCCAGCAAAGAGAGAAGACtgtagaagaaaaaagaaaggtcAGGCAAATGTATAGAAAGAAGAAAACTGTATATAAACAGGGCGATCATAGCCGTAAGAATCCTGATCCTGTCCGCTATACAGTAACAGCTTGGCTGGATGCATCAAATTAGTTTGACTTACATGGTCTTTGGTGGCAATGGGAATTACATGAGACGACTACTGCAAGACCACCCCTTAGTATCTAGTCCACCTTTGACCTCAACAGCTATAACTATATATTAAAAAGGGGCCATCCAAACAAAACCATTTATCCACATTACAGGTGACAAATGATGGATCGCTGAAGATCTGACCCCTGGGACCTCAAGAGTCCCCTGggtgaatagagcagcagtgcaCAGCTTCATTTACCTTGTATGGAGATAGCAGAGCACAGTGTTCGGCTATGTCTATCAGCCCATGAGAGTTAATGGAGCAGTTGAGTTGTCACGCATGCGCACTTAAGCAATTCTGTCCTGGAGCTGGAGGTATTatctgcagttcttctctgccatctgtcTGAATAGTCAGTTCTGGTCCCaatttttggctgtccaagatgatGGCTGCAATTTTCTATCTTGATAATGCAAGATGTGCACTGctatgattggccagtgctgatcatgtgagcagcactgcccAATTGGAGAGCAGATACAGCGCATTGGTGGTTtaaaactaccaatgcactgtggtgattaggtagtctgaagattgcatgagCCATCAtgaatggctgaaaatgggacctgaaCTGGCAGATTGGGCAAATGATatagaagaacaagtgcaagTAGTGCAAGTGCACCTTTCTCAGTTcccaagacagaattttgtcccaaaactggagggtcgctttacgtGGAGAACCTCAAAGAGCTGCCATACTGGAAGCTACATAACTAGCCTACTGAAAATTTAGGTGGCATAGAAAATGTTCTTACCTTCTGACTAGACAGGACCAAGCTGTTGACTGGATAAGGCTTATCAAACAGTTGAAGTTCCTCGATTAAATGGACAGTAGAACCCAAACGCACAGCTTTGTTCAGCCAGCCATTTCCTgcagcagtgaagaaaatagaaaatgAGGTCTTGCAGATCAACACCTTTCAGAATGACCACAACCACCGATTTATGTCAATGTTGGCAGTGGTAAAACACGGACCTGTTCCAATGAAGAGTACGTCATATAACTCCCCATTCAGCCCTGTGGTCCTGTGTACTGCAAGAGATGTAAAGTTGACTCCTTTCCTGACCAGCAGAGGGCGGCCTTGAACAGATTCCTCCATAAGAGGGTGTTTCTTGGCAAAGTTGAGTGTGTTATCGGGAAGGTCCATGGAGCTGTTCATTCCGTATTGACGGTGGTAATTTGTGATACACTGGAACAAAAAAAGGTTCAAATTTAGAAAATAGGAGAACATAAATAAGCTCTGGCTGTAATAACCAGATATATGCTAGTCTCAAATAAATCCATTACAGTCATCTGCCAACCTTTTGAAagatggaaatttttttttttttttttttttttagtaattggCATCATGAATGCCCTAATTATCAGCTATGATACCCAGCTAATAGCTGCCTAAAGGGAGCTTCAAATGTGGCTTCAAAAATCACAGGGTGGAATATATTATACAATGGTATTCCCAGACTGTTTTGTGCTTTAAGTTGAATTGTTAAGTCACCAGAAATAGTCCTTTGTGCATAAGCAATCTTTTCCTGGCTTTGTATCAAGGCCTAAGCAGCAGTTGCCTGTGCAGCCTCTATGTGCGGTTCACATAAGGATAGTGGATTGTATTACACACTTTGTATTACTTTTGCTGCTATAGACTTACAGATCCAGGTAGCGGACTGGGCACCGTGTCAGAGTAGCGACGCCATTTCTGGGCTTGCTCACTATATTCTTTGTAAGGTCCATCAAAAACATTCTGAATATCCTGAATGGCGTACTGGCAAACTGCTGAGACCGAGACGTCACCCCTGAAAGACAAGTGGACTGTTAGGGTCTTGTATGGATTTAATAAACAGCTTGTTGCTCTATCTTTGATCTGTTCTAGGCATGTGAATGTCCCACTTGGGACCCCCCTCTGGCCTGTCTGTGAATTACATGCTGTGCTATCGATTTGAATGGTTGCCATGTAATATATTTTACCTGGCACTATCATCAGATCTCTGGCCCAGTTTATGCTTATAAAGGAGGTTCTCTGCATGATACATCCTCTAACAACTACTATTAAAAGTAGCTGTCTGGgacttttaccattgatgacctatcctcaagatagggcAACAATAAGTTGATCGGCAGGAGTCTGTCACTTGGAATCCCCGTTGATCGCGATTTCCGCTGTCCACATTGTAgcagcccgggttggtactgcagctcccATTGGAATTCATAAGAcatgcctgtagtaccaacccaggccgctgcaacgttgacagcactatctgcctccagtgctgtccacactgacagcttaCCGACAGGGACACCGAGGGGCAGACCTCCGCTGTTCAACTACTGATGAACTATCTTAAGGATCAGTCAGCAACAGTAAAAGCCCCAGACAACCCTTCTGACCACTTTTCGACATGCACTGTTCTTGTATGGCACACGTTGCATGTCTGCGTATGGAGCAGAgcgcagtgtatacacacacaccggATGTCCGCAATCTTTTGACAACTGACACCTGCCTGCGATCAGCATACTTGCCGATGGTAGCTGTTAAGACTTTGAATAAGACGGTCAATTCTGACCGGGGCATTTAAACGCCCCTTTTGGAGTTTGGGGTTCCAAATAGCCCATCCCACAGTGTGATCGGAAAGGCTGTTGGATTGTCgttgcagcctggggccttctgggAACCCCAAGGCTGCCATCAATAATCATCTGCCTGTCATAAACCAGTATAatacaataaaaactatagtatAAAACCTGAAAAAAGGATCAGGCattttggatttcaacatgcctggaCTTTTGTTGCAAAGGGAGATAAGTTGCAATCACAGGTGTCCGACAATCGTTCACTAGTCCACCCATTGGAAACACAGTCAAGATAACCATTTATGGGGGGAGCCAAGAGGAATAGCTCGTTTGGTAAAAGGCTATACAAAATGTCTAATCACAGTGCATAAAGACCAGGAGAGCCGGTGAAACAACAAACAACTCTACAACACTTGTGGTAGAGGGTCTCCCTAAAGAACTGGATGGATAAAAACCCAACATCTAATTGTAGGTCGCCAAGTAAACAGATTAGGTATttttgtatttactgcatattactcaCCAGCGTGCCTGGAAGACTGCATAGAACTGTGTAGACCTCCAGTTGTCCGTCCGCAGGGTAAAGACAGACTGCAACAGGTTAAAGTAAAGCTGAAGCTCTGGAAAGGAGCACACTAGCCGGGCCTTCAAGAAACTGGTCCACTTCCTCTGCAATGTACGAGCCCCTCCTAAGTCTCCCTGCAAGATCATTAGAATATGGTATGAGAAACAGGAGGCTACAAAGGAAGTCTAAGAAGCCAACAATCTTTATTGCCAATACCCCAAAGAGCAATTCTACACAGAAGGTATCAGCAGTCAGCATCCATGTATTACACAGCATTAAGGGCAGCTCGGGTCACTGCTAATGGATCTCCACATCCATTCACTCCTGTAAAGGGGAAGGGAAGTCATTGCCGCAGCATTTGGAAATTGGATGGAATTGGTCTTTAATAGCATTTTAATGCCAGAAGCTTTGCAATGACTTCATGGGGGTAGGACGGGGTTGGTTATAGTCACAAAGGGCATAAATGTTgcagaaagattaaaaaaaaaaagaagagattaCAGAATGTGCTAAAAAGACATGAGCAGCGCCTTTATATATAGCAATATTTTGCAAAAATGAGAAGAAATGTGCAGCAAATATCACCCACCTTACAGACACGGGCCACCCGGGACACCATCCGGTCATTATTGCAGTCGTATTCTAGGGCACGCTCCGTGAAGAAGAAATAGATCTTGTCATCATCACCCATCTCATTATCCATACTCTCCGGCACGTGAGCAGAGCTCACAAACTTGGCCTCTAGGAGTGGACAGAAGACGTACAATGAGGTTCTGTGTAGGAGCTAACTAGTTTTACCGAAGAGAATAGAGCTAGGAAAAAGCACACCCCTTATATGACTTGCCCATCATTAATGGGTACAGCACCAAAGTAAGGGCTTATCATTTTGTACAAAGAAATTTAAAGGGAAGGTATCACCGATGTACTTTCTGCTAAATGAAAGCAGACAGTCACACATTTCTAGTCTGCCTTTACTTTctgatttttttattgtattggccatacatgactatggggcggccatctaACCTAAGCTGCagtcaacagcatttagagatatgctttacagcagcctcataggccacaGACACGATGGACAGAAGAGAACCTACTGACTTCTACGAGAGAGTGTTTTGGGTATGCTTTGCGAAGTCAGAGATCACTATACAAGGAAAAGTAGGAGGCGAGCTGTAATCATCACTTTGTGACtggtagatcctgtgttatctatataataatattatttatttgtatagtgccaacttattctatatatacacacagatacggtcttgcattttaattataaTGAGACAACTGCCGAGGTTTCTCTACATAGCAGGAAGTGTCAGGCTCTTATTAGGATcttcaaataaataaataaaatatatagtgtGTGACAGTAAAAATCGCCAAACAATCTTAAAatctatgtttaacataaaaacttgatttacacAATAGGTCATTTTTGGACAAAACCTTCCCTTTAAAACTATGAACTTTCTTTATTTCCTTCTTTCTTAAAGGGAAATTTCATAGGTCTGGCAAAAACTGAGGTGCAGTCATAGAAggagaggaagggagggggggggggggggggaggtatacCTTCCATAGGAATCTGCCTGATCAAAAGACACCGTCATGCAGAAGACTAAAATGGTTCTTGTGCTTATATAGACTAGTACTTTCTCACCGTTTAGCCATGTTAGCAGATATTCCGTCTTTATACTGTTATGTTGCCCCATACTGCGTTGAATCACCGGCTCTGTGCCCAAGAAGTTGAATAATGTAGCGGAGTACAACATCCCATCTGAAATGTAAAGAACAGACAGTTACTATATATACTAGATTACAAGCTTCCCCCGGACTACAGTCTACAATTTTCCTCAGTAAGGAAATTCAAAATCTTAGCACTCACCAACAACAAGCCCGGTGTGTCCCGTAGATGGATCATATGGACATTTTCCCTTCCCATCTTCTATGTTGACACTATCCAAAGTGAACGTTGACAGCTCCTGGGCAGGGGGAAAAGCATAGCTTGTCATGAAGCAGCCGGGCATTGAGCATACTTACACTCTAGATGGAAAGTGACAGTTATAAAGCAATACCACAAGATTGGCTGAAGGCCCCGAGTACGAGTTCATGACTGCATAGCCaacaaagggtttttccaggaaaGTTATAGCATTACATACTAAGCAAAACCATAAAAGGGGTTCCTCAGACACAGTTACAAGCCAAGCAGTGTCTTTTTCCCGCTAAGGAGGGGGTAACAGATACGGAAGACAACTAGCTGGAGGAAACTACACAGGTCTGTGT
The nucleotide sequence above comes from Eleutherodactylus coqui strain aEleCoq1 chromosome 2, aEleCoq1.hap1, whole genome shotgun sequence. Encoded proteins:
- the SEMA4C gene encoding semaphorin-4C; amino-acid sequence: MIPRWFCILALLISVEVKAWNQMPRKTVRYSGFSENHRSWRGGISHYLTLTLDENRGALYVGAREAIFSLDLDNIGKDLRPPIVWEAPSEKKLECVYKGKSNQTECFNYIRILQKYNETHLLTCGTYAFQPKCAYIELSTFTLDSVNIEDGKGKCPYDPSTGHTGLVVDGMLYSATLFNFLGTEPVIQRSMGQHNSIKTEYLLTWLNEAKFVSSAHVPESMDNEMGDDDKIYFFFTERALEYDCNNDRMVSRVARVCKGDLGGARTLQRKWTSFLKARLVCSFPELQLYFNLLQSVFTLRTDNWRSTQFYAVFQARWGDVSVSAVCQYAIQDIQNVFDGPYKEYSEQAQKWRRYSDTVPSPLPGSCITNYHRQYGMNSSMDLPDNTLNFAKKHPLMEESVQGRPLLVRKGVNFTSLAVHRTTGLNGELYDVLFIGTGNGWLNKAVRLGSTVHLIEELQLFDKPYPVNSLVLSSQKSSLFAGSPSGLVRLSMADCSKYRSCADCILARDPFCAWNLSQNRCVASDEQDGDVLLQDIENFDTSICEIEFMKLSKPSSRNLTVAIGTNIILPCEPTSNLAQLIWKFNGQDLRQDDNDSVLYDITLQALVILGVNVHHSGTYSCFSVEQGAQLSSKHYQLNVVASPTLALESSAPMDGLGLVWMMVIALGAVCLALFLAVIYLRRKLQDEMEKGSKSLENTLVYPIQLPSQPKITKCLPSADSDEKLWDPSSYYYSDGSLKIVPGHALCQNSTGSSSPSGNGIPGQPLPSPPLHSPNHMLLSGVRGSSSNGYIRLTLGGAINEERPPLGDLNEELRWKLKQRQALPDSNPEESSV